The genomic interval GAGGCGAGAAGACAATACTGGACTCTTTATATCCCGCTTATGAAGGCTGTGAACGTGCTGTTAGCGAGGGTAAGTCTTTATTGGATATATTCTGCATGACCTATGAAGGAGCAAAGAAAGGCGTGGAGGACACAAAAGCCATGCAAGCAGTTCATGGAAAGGCAGCAGTATACAGAGAAAAGACTATAGGAAGGCAGGATCCGGGAGCAACTGCTGGCATGCATATTTTCAAAGGCATATATGACTATTTTTTAAAGTGATATTAGCAAAAATATTATAAGTATATAACTTATAAAAATTATATATTTTAGGTGGTGTAATATGAAAATTAAATTTAGAAAAATCAAGTCAGAAAAAATTAAGCCCCCAAAAGTCAAGCCCATAAAGGTAAAGTCCGAAAAAGTAAAGTTTAAAAAGATTAAATTAACTATAGGAAAAAAAATAGTTCTAGGGTTCCTGGCAGTTGTAATTATTTTTTCGATGGCTACATTTTATACATATAGTACAATTAAAAGTTTAAATCTGGGATATGAAAAGCTTATTAATGAAACAACAGAGAGCGTAATAATGGCTGAAAGCATGAAGTCAGATGCACTTAAAAAGGTGTTAGCCCTTAATAAATTTATTATAGGCGGTGACAAAAAGAATCTGGACATGATAGCCGAGTATGACAATTCTTTCAATGAAAGTAAGTATTACCTTGAAAAGCTGCTTGTTTCAGATGAAAGTAAAAATGCTCTAAAGGAACTGTCAAATGCAAATTCTGAATATAACAGCCTAGTTGATGAAATAAAGGCACTGCTGGAAAACAAAGAAGATGATAAGGTAATTGAAGTCCTAAATGGCAAGGGGGCCCAGACATTGGAGGATATTGGCCTAAGTGCTGATACGATTGTGAGACTGGCAGAAGGCTTATTGGATAAGGGAAATGCAGAGCAAACTGCCAATGGGCAATCCATTATTAAAAATCTGTTATTTTTAACTCTTATCACAATTATAGTATCGATACTAATGGCATTATATATTTCAAAAGTAATATCAAAACCTGTAGTTAAATTGTCAAAAGGTGCAGAAAAAATTGCTGAAGGGGATTTGACTGTAGAGGAAATAAATGTTAAGAATAGGGACGAGATAGGCGACTTGGCAATATCATTTAGTAAAATGCTCGGCAATCTTAAGAGAGTTGTAGAAAAAACAATGGGAAGCTCAAATGAGGTGGCCGCTTCTGCACAGGAACTCATGGCAGGAAGTGAGGCTGCATCTTCTACTTCGGAGGAGATACTGGCTTCCATACAGAATGTTTCAATGGGTATTCAAAACCAGAAATTTAGCATAGATAGCATATCAAGTGCCATGGAAGAAACTTCGGCAGAAATAGAGCAGATCGCTGCTAATATGCAATTTGTCAATAATAATGCACAGGAACTGAGCAACTTATCCAATAAAGGGTATAAGGATCTTGCAGATGTAATCAATCAAATGGAGAAGATCAATGTAAGTTCAAAGAATTCGGTAGATGCAGTAAAATCACTTGAGGGAATGTCCCAAAAAGTACAGGCTATATTAAGCATGATAACTGACGTTTCAAGTCAAACCAACCTTTTGGCGCTTAATGCAGCTATCGAGGCGGCAAGGGCGGGAGAACAGGGGAGAGGGTTTGCTGTTGTAGCAGATGAGGTCAGAAAGCTTGCTGAGCAGTCAAATTCTGCTGCACACGAAATATCTGATACAATAAAGGCTATGAATGATCAAATCAAGATGATAGTTAACATAATTGAAGGCGAAGCATCAGAAGTATATGCGGGGACAAAGGTTGTAAGCCAAGCTAGTTCATCTTTTGATGAAATATCAAAGGGCGTTGGAAGTATAATATCTCAGGTGCAGGAGGTAAGTTCAGCTGTCCAACAGATAACCGCAGGGATAGAACAGGTAGTTTCAGCAACCGGAGAAATACTGGAATCTGCTGCAAACAGCTCTTCAAGCGTGCAGGAGGTTTCTTTGGCGATAGAAGAACAAGCTGCAAGCTTGGAGAAAATATCAAACAAGGCATCTGTTCTTGCAACACTTGCAGCTGAACTTGATACAACCGTTTCTATCTTCAAGATTAAATAGCAGAGTAATTATGCTGTATAACCTACTTACTTCTCTTTGGTAAATCTATACAAAAAGGCTGTTGACATATTAGGTCAACAGCCTTTTTGTGCTACTTTCGATAAAATTTGATTATTTCCTGAATCCCAATTCCTTTGATATCTTTTCAGTAGTTTCAATGACCATCTGTTTATATTTGTCTTCAATAGTTTCAAGGGTTATAGCAGAAGATATACCTGATAAGCTTATGGATGCAATAATCTTTTTCCTGTAGTCATATATAGGTGCAGCAACACATCTCACCCCGGGCTCATTCTCAAGATTATCGATGGCATAGCCCTCTTCTCTTACTTTTCTTACTTCATTTAAATATGTCTCGACATCAGTTATAGTTGAATCAGTGTGTGTAGGCATACCCGAGGCTGCTAACATGCTTTTTATTCTTTCGTCGCTATAAGCAGAAACCAAAACCTTGCCATTGGCAGTTGAGTGAATACTGTTTCTGGAGCCTATCCCTGCAGCTAGCTTTATATTACCTTTACTGTCTATCTTATCTATATACATAACTTGGTCATTTATTTCATCAAGTATTGCTAGATATATGGTTTCCTTGGTTGAGTCACCCAGTTCTTCCAGGAACTGATGTGCTACATTTCGTATGCCTATGTTTTCTTTAGCTATATTGCCTAATGTGATTAGTTCATAACCAAGGGTGTATATACCACCTTCGCCTTCCTTCACGTAGTTCCATGAAATTAAGTTCTGAAGTATTCTGTAAACCGTACTTATATGGAGCTTAGTCTGGTTTGAGATGGTTGTAAGGGTCAATCCCGCATCACTAGATTTACCAATCACATCAACAATAGTCAGCGCTCTGTTAATTGATTGTATATAGAACTTGTCCTCAGTAGATATCTTCACATTACTCAACTCCCAAAAGAATTAGGATATATTCTAAAACGTATTGAACAGATAATATTATAAATGATTATATAAAATTAAACAATATATACTTTTACTAATTTATTACAAATCCATCTCTAATATTGTCTATGGAGCAAGAGGGTTCGGCCTATCAATCAAATGGAGAACATTGTTTTCTATGTCTCTAAAGAATATAGTCTTAACTCCTGATGCTGAAACTTTTGCCTCTTCTATTATTTCCACACAATTATCCTTTAAAGTCTCACACATTTCTTCAAAGTTATCGGCTATTAAAGCTATGTGTCTTATGCCTTTAATCTTGTTACTGGAGATTTTTGAATCCTCACTGGCAGGGTAAATCTCTATCATGCTGCCGTCATTTATATATAATATGTAGGATTTAGGAGTCTTATTGTTTTCGTATACCACTTTAAACCCAAAAAGCTTTACATACCAGTCTTTCAAAGAGCTGGTATCTTCTGCACAAATTCCAATATGCTCAATACCTTTTATCATACTCATACCCCTACCTCTGCACCCTGCCTGATGCGTCTCCTTCCATAAGGGATTCAACCTCGCTTATAGACACATGATTGGCATCTCCTTCTATGGTATGCTTTAAACAGGATGCTGCAACTGCAAACTCCAAGGACTTTTGCATATCATACCCCGAAGTCAAACCATATATGAGTCCTGCCCCAAAGGAGTCGCCGCCGCCCACTCTATCGACAATGTGGATGGAGTATTTCTTGGATTTATAGAAATTAGTCCCGTCGTATAACATCGCAGACCAATTGTTTTCCGATGCACTTATGCTCTCCCTTAATGTTATGGCAGCACATTTTAAACCAAATCTTGAAACGAGTTCGGCAGAAACTTTTTTGTAACCTTCGTCACTTAAGGTTCCTCCTGTTATATCTGTGCCTTCTGCTTTTATTCCGAATACCTTTTCTGCATCTTCCTCATTTGCTATCACTACATCACAATGTTTTACGAGCTCTTCCATAACCTTGCCCGCTTTTTCTGTAGACCATAGTTTTTTCCTGTAATTTAAGTCAACGCTGACTGTAGCTCCGGCTTTTTTTGCTGCAAGTATGGCGTCCATTGTAATCGCGGCCATATTGTCGCTAAGGGCAGGGGTAATTCCTGTAAAGTGGAACCACTCCACATTCTCCATGATCATCTCCCAATTAAAGTCTTCTTTTTTTGCTTCGGAAATGGCAGAACAAGCTCTGTCATATATTACTTTCGAAGGCCTCTGAGATGCTCCCTTTTCACAGAAGTATATGCCAACTCTATCTCCGCCTCGGGTAATATACTGGGTATCTACTCCGTAGCGCCTAAGCTCGTTTACTGCAGCCTGCCCAATCTCATGTTTTGGAAGCTTGGTTACAAAGTAAGTATTTTTCCCGTAGTTTGCAAGAGATACAGCAACATTTGCCTCTCCCCCACCGTATACAGCTCCAAATTCTTTCGCCTGCACGAACCTATCATATCCAACAGGTGCAAGGCGCAGCATCATCTCTCCAAAGGTCACTATTTTCTTCATTAAAAATTCCCCCTATCTATTTAGCCTTGCAGATTTTACAGCTTCAACAAATGCATTTGCAGTCTGGGTGACAAGAGCATAGTCTCCGGTCTTAGCACCTTTCGTCAAATCTCCACCTGTACCTACTGCAATAGCTCCAGCCTTTATCCAATCCTTTACATTTGAGAGATTTACACCACCTGTAGGCATGAAATTACCCTGAGGTAGAGGTCCCTTAAATGCCTTAATGATATCAGGACCAAATGCGCTTCCGGGGAATATTTTTAAAATTTCTGCTCCAAGTTCCAAAGCTTCAATAGCTTCCTTTACGGTCATTATGCCTGGCATCACGGGTATCCTGTATCTGTTACAGAGTTTTATTGTCTCAGGATTTATGCTGGGACTTACTATATATTTAGCTCCAGCCAGGATGCAGGCTCTTGCAGTTTCAGGATCAAGTACTGTACCCGCACCGATTATTACATCTTCATTTTTGTAGTATTCAGTTATTTCCTTAATAATATCTATAGCACCGGGTACAGTCATCGTAACTTCAAGGGTCTTTATGCCGCCTTGTTTGACTGCATCGACTATTTTAAGTCCCTGATCCTTGGATTCTGCCCTTATAACCGCTACTATGCCTTCGTTAGCTATCCTCATGATTGTATTAATTCTTTCCATAGTATCACCTCATTATTTTTATTTATATTAATTATATTGAAAACAGTAGGAAACATATTTGCACATTATGAAAAATGATTTCATACGTTATCATATTACCCGAGATGCTTAGATTAAATCCCAGAGATTTAATGCTTAATAGCTACTATAATATAGCACATTTTTAATATTTTTGATAAATGAAATAGAATAAGCTCAGATAATATGAAATACTGCCCTTAAGTATAATTACACTTATGCATATAATTATCTCATAAAATTGGAATAATAGCAATAATAAAAGCAATTGTCACGATGTGAAAACGGCTCATACTTTTATAGCATTTTACTTAATGCACCAAATGGCTTAAACCCTAAATGTGACATAGGATATGCACAGAACTATGGGATTTAACGGGAAATATATTAATACTCAGTTGTATTTTGGGAGCAAATTTCGTTGACATATTTATTAAAAATTGATAAAATAAAAACAGATATCATAATGTGAAAGTTGGGTGGCGGCTTTAATGATAAAACATAGATATAGGTCGAGTAAATATGAAAACTATTTTCTAAATATTATTAAGGTTATAAAGGAGGTAATATGATTGATTGAAGTAAGATGGCATGCAAGAGGTGGACAAGGCGGCTTTACGGCTGCTAAATTATTGGGACTAGCAGCATCAGTTTTTGGTGATAACTATGCGCAGGCATTTCCTTCTTTTGGTCCAGAGAGAAGAGGAGCACCTGTACTCGGTTTTACCAGAGTTGATAATAAACCAATAGGTGACCACAGCCAGGTATATGAGTGTGACTATGTAGTTGTACTGGATGAAACACTCATGGAGGTCGTAAATGTTACAAGCGGTTTAAAAGAGGGTGGCATACTTCTCATCAATTCAAAGTCAAGTCCGGAAAGCTTTGGCTTTAAAGAAAACTTTAAGGTTATAACGTTGAATGCGACGGATATTGCAGAGGAAGAGCTAAAAGCTCCAATTACCAACACTACTATGATGGGTGCACTGGCGGCAGTTGCAGACTTTGTTAGTATCGAATCAGTATTAAAGGCTATTGATAAGGGAATGTCGGAGAATCTGAGAGAGAAGAATAAAAGAGCTGTACTACGAGCCTATAATACACTGCGGGGGGTGAAATAGATGGCAAAGCCTCAAATAGTCAAGTACAAAATGCCGGAATGCAAAGACGATATGCCTTTTGGACCAAGCTCAGAATCAGGTGTCATTATAGAGCCCAATGCAGGATGGCGGGTGGAGAGACCTATTCTTGACAACTCCAAATGCATAATGTGCTTAAGGTGCTGGCTTTTATGCCCGGACGGCGTCATTGACAAGGAAAAAGGGTCTCTTGAGATAGATTATAATTTCTGTAAAGGCTGTGGAATATGTGCATATGAATGTCCCAAAAATGCAATAACCATGGTTAAGGAGGGCGAATAGTATGTCGAGCATAACAAAAAGTTCAAACCTTGAATTCTTGAATGGTGATGAAGCAGTCGCCTATGGTGCCAGGTTGTGCAGACCTAAAGTAGTATCTGTATATCCAATTACTCCCCAGACTATAGTGGTTGAGAAAATTTCTGAATTTGTGGCAAATAACCTTATGGATTGTGAGTATGTACATGTAGAAAGTGAACACAGTGCAATGGCTGCTGCAATGGGAGCCTCTCTTGTTGGTGCCAGAGCATTTACAGCGACTTCGTCACAAGGACTCGCATATATGCATGAGATGCTTCATTATGTAAGCGGGAGCAGGTTCCCCATAGTAATGATGAATGCTAATAGGACTCTGGCTGCACCTTGGAATATATTCGGCGACCAGAGAGACTCCATAGCCCAGAGAGATACAGGCTGGATTCAGGTTTATGTAGAAAATGGACAAGAAGCTTTGGATATGATAATCCAGGCTTACAGGCTTGCAGAACATAAAGATATTTATATTCCGGTTATGGTAAACCTCGATGGGTTTGTAAACACACATACTTACGAACTTGTTGACATACCACCACAGGAGGAAGTAGATGAATTCCTGCCGGCCTTTGTTTCAAAAAATGCAATGGATTTTAATAACCCAAGAAGCTATTGTATGAGTGCTTCAACTGAATGGAATATGGAATTCAGATATCAGCAGCATGAATCCATGATGAATGCGAAGAAAGTCATTGAAGATATCAGCAGAGAGTTTGGAGAAAAGTTTGGAAGATATCATGGGGGCATGATTGAAGAATATAGATGCGATGATGCGGAAGTAGTAATGGTTACAACAGGAAGCGTTACGGGT from Clostridia bacterium carries:
- a CDS encoding 4Fe-4S binding protein, coding for MAKPQIVKYKMPECKDDMPFGPSSESGVIIEPNAGWRVERPILDNSKCIMCLRCWLLCPDGVIDKEKGSLEIDYNFCKGCGICAYECPKNAITMVKEGE
- a CDS encoding IclR family transcriptional regulator, producing MKISTEDKFYIQSINRALTIVDVIGKSSDAGLTLTTISNQTKLHISTVYRILQNLISWNYVKEGEGGIYTLGYELITLGNIAKENIGIRNVAHQFLEELGDSTKETIYLAILDEINDQVMYIDKIDSKGNIKLAAGIGSRNSIHSTANGKVLVSAYSDERIKSMLAASGMPTHTDSTITDVETYLNEVRKVREEGYAIDNLENEPGVRCVAAPIYDYRKKIIASISLSGISSAITLETIEDKYKQMVIETTEKISKELGFRK
- a CDS encoding methyl-accepting chemotaxis protein, translated to MKIKFRKIKSEKIKPPKVKPIKVKSEKVKFKKIKLTIGKKIVLGFLAVVIIFSMATFYTYSTIKSLNLGYEKLINETTESVIMAESMKSDALKKVLALNKFIIGGDKKNLDMIAEYDNSFNESKYYLEKLLVSDESKNALKELSNANSEYNSLVDEIKALLENKEDDKVIEVLNGKGAQTLEDIGLSADTIVRLAEGLLDKGNAEQTANGQSIIKNLLFLTLITIIVSILMALYISKVISKPVVKLSKGAEKIAEGDLTVEEINVKNRDEIGDLAISFSKMLGNLKRVVEKTMGSSNEVAASAQELMAGSEAASSTSEEILASIQNVSMGIQNQKFSIDSISSAMEETSAEIEQIAANMQFVNNNAQELSNLSNKGYKDLADVINQMEKINVSSKNSVDAVKSLEGMSQKVQAILSMITDVSSQTNLLALNAAIEAARAGEQGRGFAVVADEVRKLAEQSNSAAHEISDTIKAMNDQIKMIVNIIEGEASEVYAGTKVVSQASSSFDEISKGVGSIISQVQEVSSAVQQITAGIEQVVSATGEILESAANSSSSVQEVSLAIEEQAASLEKISNKASVLATLAAELDTTVSIFKIK
- a CDS encoding VOC family protein; the encoded protein is MSMIKGIEHIGICAEDTSSLKDWYVKLFGFKVVYENNKTPKSYILYINDGSMIEIYPASEDSKISSNKIKGIRHIALIADNFEEMCETLKDNCVEIIEEAKVSASGVKTIFFRDIENNVLHLIDRPNPLAP
- a CDS encoding sugar kinase; its protein translation is MKKIVTFGEMMLRLAPVGYDRFVQAKEFGAVYGGGEANVAVSLANYGKNTYFVTKLPKHEIGQAAVNELRRYGVDTQYITRGGDRVGIYFCEKGASQRPSKVIYDRACSAISEAKKEDFNWEMIMENVEWFHFTGITPALSDNMAAITMDAILAAKKAGATVSVDLNYRKKLWSTEKAGKVMEELVKHCDVVIANEEDAEKVFGIKAEGTDITGGTLSDEGYKKVSAELVSRFGLKCAAITLRESISASENNWSAMLYDGTNFYKSKKYSIHIVDRVGGGDSFGAGLIYGLTSGYDMQKSLEFAVAASCLKHTIEGDANHVSISEVESLMEGDASGRVQR
- a CDS encoding 2-oxoacid:acceptor oxidoreductase family protein yields the protein MIEVRWHARGGQGGFTAAKLLGLAASVFGDNYAQAFPSFGPERRGAPVLGFTRVDNKPIGDHSQVYECDYVVVLDETLMEVVNVTSGLKEGGILLINSKSSPESFGFKENFKVITLNATDIAEEELKAPITNTTMMGALAAVADFVSIESVLKAIDKGMSENLREKNKRAVLRAYNTLRGVK
- a CDS encoding bifunctional 4-hydroxy-2-oxoglutarate aldolase/2-dehydro-3-deoxy-phosphogluconate aldolase yields the protein MERINTIMRIANEGIVAVIRAESKDQGLKIVDAVKQGGIKTLEVTMTVPGAIDIIKEITEYYKNEDVIIGAGTVLDPETARACILAGAKYIVSPSINPETIKLCNRYRIPVMPGIMTVKEAIEALELGAEILKIFPGSAFGPDIIKAFKGPLPQGNFMPTGGVNLSNVKDWIKAGAIAVGTGGDLTKGAKTGDYALVTQTANAFVEAVKSARLNR
- the porA gene encoding pyruvate ferredoxin oxidoreductase produces the protein MSSITKSSNLEFLNGDEAVAYGARLCRPKVVSVYPITPQTIVVEKISEFVANNLMDCEYVHVESEHSAMAAAMGASLVGARAFTATSSQGLAYMHEMLHYVSGSRFPIVMMNANRTLAAPWNIFGDQRDSIAQRDTGWIQVYVENGQEALDMIIQAYRLAEHKDIYIPVMVNLDGFVNTHTYELVDIPPQEEVDEFLPAFVSKNAMDFNNPRSYCMSASTEWNMEFRYQQHESMMNAKKVIEDISREFGEKFGRYHGGMIEEYRCDDAEVVMVTTGSVTGTSRIVVDLMRDKGLKVGLVKLRFYRPFPREYFKELKSRVKAVGIIDRNLSFGYEGAVGSEVKSAMYDSCKSPKVIDFIAGIAGRDIRKEDIELMYNKLLNLSNGMDEEELQFIGLRW